The following are encoded in a window of Candidatus Methanoperedens sp. genomic DNA:
- a CDS encoding aminodeoxychorismate/anthranilate synthase component II, whose protein sequence is MKVLFVNNKDSFVWNLVDYVSIFEPDTVVVPNTISLKEVREINPDAIVISPGPGHPENPKDIGTCLEIIRGSSVPLLGVCLGHQAIAVAFGGEVSHSPSGPLHGKTAEIYHDGSGIYQGLPNPLIGGRYHSLAIIKLPRELEVTARTKDDIIMGVKHRKRPIFGLQFHPESVLTPDGLKIVENFLKLASKQPPSK, encoded by the coding sequence ATGAAGGTCTTGTTCGTGAACAACAAGGACTCTTTCGTGTGGAACCTTGTGGATTACGTGTCCATATTCGAACCCGATACTGTTGTGGTCCCGAACACCATTTCTCTGAAAGAAGTCCGAGAAATCAACCCTGATGCCATCGTGATATCCCCGGGCCCTGGGCATCCTGAGAACCCGAAGGATATCGGAACCTGTCTTGAGATCATAAGAGGATCGAGCGTTCCTCTCCTTGGAGTATGCCTTGGACACCAGGCAATTGCTGTGGCTTTCGGGGGAGAAGTGAGTCATTCGCCTTCCGGACCGCTCCACGGGAAGACAGCAGAGATTTACCATGACGGGAGCGGCATATACCAGGGATTGCCGAACCCTCTTATCGGGGGAAGATACCATTCACTTGCAATAATAAAGTTGCCGCGAGAGCTTGAAGTGACAGCGAGAACCAAAGATGATATCATTATGGGAGTAAAGCACAGGAAAAGACCTATCTTCGGGCTGCAGTTCCATCCCGAGTCCGTGCTGACGCCAGATGGATTGAAGATCGT